Within the Cydia pomonella isolate Wapato2018A chromosome 10, ilCydPomo1, whole genome shotgun sequence genome, the region GCTCAGTCACTGGGTCTACAATCGAGAACAGGAACTTATTGATGGTTATGACAAGCTGTCTGCACCAGACTATGGTCACATGTTCTGTGGAAACCCATACATCTGGGATAGATGTtgtctgtaaataataaatcattgataAACAAGGAATAATTTTAACCAAGCTATGATTCTGCATCTTAAGGAGCCTAGTTTTGGAAGTTAGTTAAAAATTTGGTCTACATGATCCATACCTTAAAAATGAACTGATCAATCGCCTTAGGTAGGCTTATAAGATCATCCATTGCAGGCTTGTCAAGCTATAGCACCCACATCATGACCTTCTGCGGTCTATTATCACGAAACAATCGATCGGCCTAAGCCGGCAATATTGTTTGATAATCCATTTCGCGATCTATTATCACAAATCAAGCCATCATCCTATGTTGTACGATAATACATTATATCCCTCTAaagtacaatattatgtttCGCGATCTGTAAAGTCTGTTATGACAAAAGTAATGAAgatatttcgaaaaaaaaactaaacaaactTACCAAAGCACTAACATCACTATCATTACTGGCCGTCAACCCAGCCGGTATCAACAAATCCTTCGCACCACTACCAAAGCTAATCAACACCTTCGTCTCTTTCACACTCAGGTCACTGTTCAAGCTCTCCCACTCTGTCTCCATGGCTGAATAGAAGCTATCCATATCCCAGTCAAAGTTTATGGTGGGGGCTGCTAGAGGCGCTGCTAGAGTGATGGAGAGATTTGTTGATGTTATGGTGCTTGGGTAGGCGAGGAGACGCTTGGCTATGAGGCCCCCCTGAAAAGTTAGTTGGTTTAGGAAAGTGTTTAAGGTTTTATCTTGAGCACAAGAAAAGCGTTTCAGGAGCCTGGTAAGTTCTCTTCTCCTTGCATTggtttcctcatcactgagGGTCGATTTATCttcttatatataatatatagacaAGTGCAATTTATATGTGGATAAGCTAATCATTGTGGAGCTTTTTTTGGTGAACTTTTTTGGATCCTGCTCAACTAGAGTAATTATTGTGAAGTGGTTTgagcaaaaacatattttgcaaAAATGTATGTTGTTGGTTCTGGTGGGAAAcagataagttttttttgttagcctactATGACACTATAGTAGGCTTTTTAGACCCAAACAGGATTTTTTGCTGAAATCAAAAcccaatagccgggtccacacagagtgagcatacgcgcgaggcaatttcctcacgcacaatacgaccagtgtagacgtgcgcgCACGCGTGGGCGCACTCGGGCGAGAAAAACGCGCGCGCTCTCTGTGGACCTGGCTAATCGTTCGATTTTTCTGTCTTTTTGGCctgaaaccgaaccttcggcgatgattgattgattttgaAACCCAATCCTTGCAAAACTAGCAGTTTTTTGGGCAGAATAGACCATAGCTGACTCACCATTGAATGACCAATCACAATGACTGATGTAGGCACAGACTTAGTGTACTTGTTAGGCTTGTAGAGGCTAAGTATTTTGGAGATGCAGGCCGCTGCAAACTTGGTCTGCCTTTGTAGCACACCTCCGTAAAGACCGGATAACTCTTCATTATAACTTACTAGAAACAAAGAATAGTTACATTCATTTTTGTAAACAATATCTCAACTGTAGGTAACTtctcatagtatttttttttttcatactaatgCAGATTTTCCTTACATTGCAGGTACTTATAGATCCATCTTTGAACTCAGTGAAAAAACTGCTAAGAAAAATGTTGATTTGTGATGcagaaaataaatgtatacatgaaaacaattgtgtttatttggggACAATGGAATAGCCACTATAATTAGATATTAAGAAAAATTTGATAGATACATCTATCTATTTGTACATACATCTATTTATTTGAGAAAATATTAACACTTCAGTGCCAAGCACCCCATTTCTAATGCAAAATGAACCCGAGTAGTGGGTTCTTGGCACTGATATgattttaagttatatgtacacTGAACTCTCTAGTCTTAATATACTTACTAGTGAAATAGTCAAAGTGGAATTCATAACCTCTAGACAATGCCATTCTCAGCGCTACAGAGGCCAAAGAGCGAGCTTGCATGTGACTCCCAGAGTTACCAGGCAAATATAACACCGGGACACCATCAAACCTAGACAGAACACAAATTCTAATTATTCAattggtaaaatatatatactctgtatctttagttATTTCAAATCAGTAAAATCTATTTTCCCGGTTCCCGAGATACAGGCTGCGCCTAGTTTGGGGCTGATGGATATTAGCTTAAttgtaaaatctaatttatgtTAAGTTAAATCTGTTATGTCAATTTGTATAAAAGGTTTGGTAAATAAacgatttgtatttgtattaaataaaagtaaacaaactatttgtacattttcgggaactcataaaatttattggttaaccaaccaaatacaaaaccgcctggacctgtcactgaacaacctgactttaacctacattatttgatcatgtacccccttattcataaacgtgtactaaagttacgatgccataccaatacgtcggaaagggacaatcGATGATTAGTGGCCTCGTAACTAGTAAATggttatgaataagggggcaatgtttttatctaccctcaactggcttaaggagtcatttgagggtagattttgtttacttttatttaaatacctaaagatacagagtatagcatCTGCCAGGCACATATATGCCAGTAGCAAAGTATTGAAAATAGAATCATCCCTTTCTTTCAAgtaataaagaaaattatgtCATAATCTTGGTCCAACTTCTTCTCACTAAACTATAACTAATATTTACCACATTTTTCTAGCGCGTTCCGTGTATCTTCCCTCGCTATAGGCGTAGAGACCATATTGCGGAAACTCTTTATTTTCATCCAaagatattttctaaaacaaacaAAGAAATCAATACACCCGGAAATTTGAAGCGCAAAACAATGAGTATAATGAGACAATGACACTATTTTAAGTCATGTAAACCTATATCTTACCACAAATTGAGGATATTCATACATGTAAATCATTTCGCAGTAATTCTTTTTGTCactaaaatgaatatttaatacaCCCAAAAGAAATGCGATAAAGAAAATCAATGCAACGATTTGGTAAATACTCGATGTAATTATTTGTAACAGCttcattttgaatttataaattACACAATATCTACAAATCACAAAACGAGTGttttaatctttaaataaatttattattattaattaaataaagtatttgCAAACGCAAATACGTGACTGGAGACTTTGAAACCattgaaacatattttatttttatctcagCAAACTCGACTCGACCGCCCGACCGAACAACACCGATCGACTGTCAGAATTGTCAGATTGTTTGTTTGAGTCCCTCACACATCCTTCATGATTCCATGTcagattcaaataaaaaaattataaaatgataTACAAAGAATTTGATAACAGTTCTTACAGGGAATACTTATATAACCCTAAGCCCTAAGGTACCTAACTACCCTAAATCCTAAATCAAATTACTTAGTTTAATGAAATATCAATATTGTACTTTCACTGTTACTTTACCGCAAAGAGAGTATTTATTTACCACATTTGCGCCGGAGCGGAATAGCGGAATGGGAATGAGATACAATGAACGCAaggcaaatatataattaaatactaattacaTTTTCTTAGGAAGGACGTATTGTGTGTCTGGAATAgtctcatatttttattttttatttctttttcttaaGTAGTTGCCTGACATTTAACTGACAGTGACACATCACAACTTCATAACATAACCTTACTTTATATTGTAACTTACCTTGATCAAAACAACAATAAAGCGATACTATCTCATTCAAACAAGGTGACCTTACTTTAACTGAATGCGTTCTGTTATTTAAAGTAAGTACTTCCTGTTATGAACTTTAATGTAGGGCACTTTTCTCAATTTTCTATAACAAACTAGGCACTAAAATTAACCCTTCGATATTGGTTTTGTAAGTTACATTATGCATTCCAGATTTGGACATGGAAGTCATATATCTGGGATTAGCTATACCAGCAGCCGTGGCCATATTCATCGTTTCAAGAACTCTTTACTTGATTATTCAGATACTCTCTTCGAGTTGTCACTTAGAAAAACATGCATCTTTACGTACTATTTTGTGCATTGGATCTGGCGGACATACAACAGAAATGCTTCGGCTCTCAAAAAAGCTagatttacaaaaatatcaagATCGCTTGTACATAGTTGCCGACAATGACACCAGTAGCGAAATAAGAGTACATAAATCAATTGAAAAAGGCACAAACTACACTATTAGTAAAATACCTAGAAGTCGGAATGTCCGGCAGTCATACATTACGTCTGTCTTCAGTACTTTGTATGCTACTTTACACACAGTTCCAATTGTGTATACATTCAAACCagatgttattttttgtaatggcCCTGgcacatgtatacctatttGTATAGTTGCTTTCGTGTTACGCTGTATGTTTTTATTGGACTGTAGGATAGTGTTTGTAGAAAGCATTTGTAGAGTAAGAACTTTGTCGTTGTCAGGCaagattttacaatattttgcaGATGTAATGGTTGTTCAATGGCCTTCGTTACGAGATGTGTGTCCCAGAGCTAAATATTTTGGAAGGCTGACATGAATAATATGCTGAATctctttaacacattcagtgctaCGCACTACGAGCATAGCCAAAAGCATGCAAAATctcatatataaaaaacagcGATTACAAACAGAACCCAACTATCGGGTcactggcactgaatgtgttaatggCTCAGTTCCATTGATCAAAGCGTGCAAGGACTCGCCCGCAGGCAGTATAATGACACTCGATGGTTTGGTTGATATACAGCATGCATGGGTGACTCCCCACAAGTGGTATAACATCTAGTGACACTCATAATGGCCTGCATTTTGGATATCTCCCGCACCTCGCATACAGGCCCTATCAACTAA harbors:
- the LOC133522377 gene encoding UDP-N-acetylglucosamine transferase subunit ALG14 homolog, whose product is MEVIYLGLAIPAAVAIFIVSRTLYLIIQILSSSCHLEKHASLRTILCIGSGGHTTEMLRLSKKLDLQKYQDRLYIVADNDTSSEIRVHKSIEKGTNYTISKIPRSRNVRQSYITSVFSTLYATLHTVPIVYTFKPDVIFCNGPGTCIPICIVAFVLRCMFLLDCRIVFVESICRVRTLSLSGKILQYFADVMVVQWPSLRDVCPRAKYFGRLT